A genomic segment from Candidatus Omnitrophota bacterium encodes:
- the dapB gene encoding 4-hydroxy-tetrahydrodipicolinate reductase produces the protein MIKLGIAGVCGKMGRRIFKLASADKDFEVTFALEKKGTPAIGKELGKLKISSTQDGLFLVDVFIDFTTPEATEMNLDYVARHKKALVLGTTGLSEAQINKVEEASKVVPVVFSPNMSVGVNVLFSILAEIAKKLGPEYSIEIVEAHHKAKKDAPSGTAKKFAQILADTTRKEIPTHAIRLGDIVGDHTIIFCGNSERIEIKHQAHSRDLFALGALKAAKWVMGKPAGLYSMQDVLK, from the coding sequence ATGATTAAACTTGGTATTGCCGGTGTCTGCGGGAAAATGGGCCGGCGGATATTTAAATTAGCATCCGCGGATAAAGATTTTGAAGTTACCTTTGCGCTGGAAAAAAAAGGTACGCCCGCCATCGGTAAGGAATTGGGTAAATTAAAAATCTCATCTACTCAGGATGGCCTGTTTCTGGTGGACGTGTTCATTGATTTCACTACGCCGGAAGCTACTGAAATGAATTTGGATTATGTCGCCAGGCACAAAAAAGCCCTGGTATTAGGCACTACCGGATTAAGCGAGGCGCAGATTAACAAAGTAGAAGAGGCCTCCAAAGTTGTCCCGGTAGTATTCTCTCCGAATATGTCGGTAGGCGTGAATGTGTTATTTTCCATACTTGCGGAAATAGCCAAAAAACTGGGGCCGGAGTATAGCATTGAGATAGTCGAGGCGCACCACAAGGCCAAGAAGGACGCGCCTTCGGGGACAGCCAAAAAATTTGCCCAGATTTTAGCGGATACCACTAGGAAAGAAATTCCTACGCACGCCATCAGGTTAGGTGATATTGTAGGCGACCATACAATTATCTTCTGCGGCAATTCCGAACGCATTGAGATAAAGCATCAGGCGCATTCCCGCGATTTATTTGCCTTAGGGGCATTGAAAGCTGCTAAATGGGTAATGGGTAAACCCGCAGGCCTGTATTCCATGCAGGATGTCCTGAAATAA